In a genomic window of Mycolicibacillus parakoreensis:
- a CDS encoding adenosylmethionine--8-amino-7-oxononanoate transaminase, with protein sequence MAAPTSGLTPAQISALDARHLWHPYSTLGVDGSGPAPLVATAARGAWLTLIRDGEPVEALDAMSSWWTAVHGHGHPVLDAALTDQLQVMNHVMFGGLTHEPAARLAELLVEITPAGLDTVFLADSGSVSVEVAVKMALQYWRARGRGGKHRLMTWRGGYHGDTFTPMSVCDPDGGMHALWTDVLARQVFAPAVPADYDPDYSAAFEAQLAECADELAAVIVEPVVQGAGGMRFHDPRYLADLRAACDRHRVLLIFDEIATGFGRTGALFAADHAGVSPDIMCVGKALTGGYLTLAATLCTRAIAETISGGAAGALMHGPTFMANPLACAVSVASIEVLLDGDWRGRVAAIEAGLRAALAPAAALPGVAEVRVCGAIGVIERHEPVDMAVATAVALDHGVWLRPFRTLIYAMPPYICTGEEIGRIGAAMVAVARALT encoded by the coding sequence ATGGCCGCGCCGACGTCGGGTTTGACCCCCGCCCAGATCAGCGCGCTCGACGCCCGGCACCTCTGGCACCCCTACAGCACGCTGGGCGTCGACGGCTCGGGGCCCGCACCGTTGGTGGCGACCGCGGCCCGCGGTGCCTGGCTGACCCTGATCCGCGACGGCGAACCCGTCGAGGCGCTCGACGCGATGAGTTCCTGGTGGACCGCCGTGCACGGGCACGGCCACCCGGTGCTCGACGCCGCGCTCACCGACCAGCTGCAGGTGATGAACCACGTCATGTTCGGGGGACTGACCCACGAGCCGGCCGCCCGGCTGGCCGAGTTGCTCGTCGAGATCACCCCGGCGGGCCTGGACACGGTCTTTCTCGCCGACTCCGGCTCGGTCTCGGTCGAGGTGGCGGTGAAGATGGCGCTGCAGTACTGGCGCGCCCGCGGCCGCGGCGGCAAACACCGGTTGATGACCTGGCGGGGCGGCTACCACGGCGACACCTTCACCCCGATGAGCGTCTGCGACCCCGACGGCGGCATGCACGCGTTGTGGACCGACGTCTTGGCCCGGCAGGTGTTCGCCCCGGCGGTGCCGGCCGACTACGACCCCGACTACAGTGCGGCCTTCGAGGCGCAGCTGGCCGAGTGCGCCGACGAGCTGGCCGCGGTCATCGTCGAACCGGTGGTGCAGGGCGCCGGCGGCATGCGCTTCCACGACCCGCGCTACCTCGCCGATCTGCGCGCCGCCTGCGACCGCCACCGGGTGCTGCTGATCTTCGACGAGATCGCCACCGGCTTCGGCCGCACCGGCGCGCTGTTCGCCGCCGACCACGCCGGGGTCAGCCCCGACATCATGTGCGTGGGCAAGGCGCTCACCGGCGGGTATCTCACGCTGGCCGCCACGCTGTGCACCCGCGCGATCGCCGAGACCATCAGCGGCGGCGCGGCCGGGGCGTTGATGCACGGCCCGACGTTCATGGCCAACCCGCTGGCGTGTGCGGTCTCGGTGGCCAGCATCGAGGTGCTGCTCGACGGCGACTGGCGCGGCCGGGTCGCCGCGATCGAGGCCGGGTTGCGGGCGGCGCTCGCGCCGGCGGCGGCGCTGCCCGGGGTCGCCGAGGTGCGAGTGTGCGGCGCGATCGGGGTCATCGAACGCCACGAACCGGTCGATATGGCGGTGGCCACCGCGGTCGCCCTCGACCACGGGGTGTGGCTGCGCCCGTTTCGCACCCTGATCTACGCGATGCCGCCCTACATCTGCACCGGCGAGGAGATCGGGCGCATCGGTGCGGCGATGGTCGCGGTGGCGCGTGCACTAACCTGA